One Jannaschia sp. GRR-S6-38 genomic window carries:
- a CDS encoding ABC transporter ATP-binding protein — MTTPVLELRDLTVDIPTRHGVLRPVDSVSWAIDAGEILGVVGESGAGKSMTGNAVIRLLDPPAHISGGEVLLEGVRIDNVSPAEMRRIRGKRIGMVFQDPLTSLNPLLTIGDQLTETIQRHLDVTTEEARKRAVRGLDEVGIPAAKDRLGAYPHEFSGGMRQRVVIALALCAEPTLLIADEPTTALDVSVQAQITALLKRLCRERGMAAMLVTHDMGVIAETADRVAVMYAGRLAEIGPVSQIIAQPRHPYTDGLMASTPAASAGHARLRQIPGAMPRLGRLPDGCAFSPRCPRAEAKCRHDPRPKVGEADARAACWFPIEAGPDTKDSAA; from the coding sequence ATGACCACCCCCGTTCTCGAACTCCGCGACCTGACGGTCGACATTCCCACCCGTCACGGCGTGCTGCGGCCGGTGGACAGCGTCTCTTGGGCGATCGACGCGGGCGAGATCCTGGGCGTGGTCGGCGAGTCCGGGGCGGGCAAGTCGATGACCGGCAACGCGGTGATCCGGCTGCTCGATCCGCCGGCGCATATCTCGGGCGGCGAGGTGCTGCTGGAGGGGGTGCGGATCGACAACGTGTCGCCCGCCGAGATGCGCCGTATCCGGGGCAAGCGGATCGGGATGGTGTTCCAGGACCCGCTCACTTCGCTCAACCCGCTCCTGACCATCGGGGACCAGCTCACCGAGACGATCCAGCGCCATCTCGACGTCACCACCGAGGAGGCGAGGAAGCGCGCCGTGCGCGGCCTCGACGAGGTCGGGATCCCCGCGGCGAAGGACCGGCTCGGCGCCTATCCGCACGAGTTCTCGGGGGGCATGCGGCAGCGGGTGGTGATCGCGCTGGCGCTCTGCGCCGAGCCCACGCTGCTGATCGCGGACGAGCCGACGACGGCGCTCGACGTGTCGGTGCAGGCGCAGATCACGGCGCTGCTGAAGCGGCTGTGCCGCGAGCGGGGGATGGCCGCGATGCTGGTCACCCACGACATGGGCGTGATCGCTGAGACCGCGGACCGCGTCGCGGTGATGTATGCCGGCCGGCTGGCCGAGATCGGGCCGGTCAGCCAGATCATCGCGCAGCCGCGCCATCCCTATACCGACGGGCTGATGGCCTCGACGCCCGCCGCGTCGGCCGGGCACGCGCGGCTGCGCCAGATCCCGGGCGCCATGCCCCGGCTCGGGCGCCTGCCCGACGGTTGCGCCTTCTCGCCCCGCTGCCCGCGCGCCGAGGCGAAGTGCCGCCACGATCCGCGTCCGAAAGTGGGCGAGGCCGATGCGCGCGCAGCCTGCTGGTTCCCGATCGAAGCCGGGCCCGACACGAAGGACTCCGCCGCATGA
- a CDS encoding ABC transporter ATP-binding protein, translated as MSLVSIKNLTRVFDVSKPWLNRVIERLPKRMLTAVSDVSFEIPARTTYALVGESGSGKSTIGKMVVGLLRPSEGTVEIEGIDLFAETDPAKIERVRSDIQMIFQDPFASLNPRWRVRDIITEPVTARGGSAEGLAERLLEQVGLSAEDAAKYPHQFSGGQRQRLCVARALASEPKLIVCDEPTSALDVSVQAQVLNLMSDLKDQHGLTYLFISHDLTVVRHMADTIGVLYLGRLVEEAPPEVLFTRPAHPYTAMLIDAAPRLDAFGREVIPPEGEIPDPIDPPKGCAFHPRCPLATGICKSERPKLEPFGPGRVACHHAGQIELTSAA; from the coding sequence ATGAGCCTCGTCAGCATCAAGAACCTGACCCGCGTCTTCGACGTCTCGAAGCCGTGGCTGAACCGCGTGATCGAGCGTCTGCCCAAGCGGATGCTGACCGCCGTCAGCGATGTCAGCTTCGAGATCCCGGCCCGCACGACTTATGCGCTGGTGGGCGAGAGCGGCTCGGGCAAATCGACCATCGGCAAGATGGTGGTGGGCCTGCTGCGGCCCAGCGAGGGCACGGTCGAGATCGAGGGCATCGACCTCTTCGCCGAGACCGATCCCGCGAAGATCGAGCGCGTGCGCTCCGACATCCAGATGATCTTCCAGGACCCGTTCGCCTCGCTCAACCCGCGCTGGCGTGTCCGTGACATCATCACCGAGCCGGTCACCGCCCGGGGCGGTTCGGCCGAGGGCCTGGCCGAGCGCCTGCTGGAGCAGGTGGGCCTATCGGCCGAGGATGCAGCGAAGTACCCCCACCAATTCTCGGGCGGGCAGCGGCAGCGGCTCTGCGTGGCCCGCGCGCTCGCATCCGAGCCCAAGCTGATCGTCTGCGACGAGCCGACCTCGGCGCTCGACGTCTCGGTGCAGGCGCAGGTTCTGAACCTGATGAGCGACCTGAAGGATCAGCACGGGCTGACCTACCTGTTCATCAGCCACGACCTGACCGTGGTGCGGCATATGGCCGACACGATCGGCGTCCTCTACCTGGGCCGCCTCGTCGAGGAGGCGCCGCCCGAGGTGCTGTTCACCCGTCCCGCGCATCCCTATACGGCCATGCTGATCGACGCCGCCCCGCGCCTCGACGCCTTCGGGCGCGAGGTGATCCCGCCCGAGGGCGAGATCCCCGATCCGATCGACCCGCCCAAAGGCTGCGCCTTCCATCCGCGCTGTCCACTGGCGACCGGGATCTGCAAGTCCGAACGCCCGAAGCTGGAGCCCTTCGGTCCCGGGCGCGTGGCCTGCCACCATGCCGGCCAGATCGAACTGACCAGCGCAGCCTGA
- a CDS encoding ABC transporter permease: MSDLPDAARQGPKPTERLEGAEIVRASRWKAAWDSDLAYSFRRSPVAMIAALVTLILVLSAVFAPLIATTNPFDPSSLNLMNGFTPPGEANAFTGESFWLGTDDQGRDVFSTILYGLRISLFVGVMAVMFAMVLGVLLGLVAGYAGGWAETIVMRVADVQLTFPSILVAMLIFGVARGVIPIEYRDQMAIWVLILAIGLSDWVQFARVVRGATLVEKNKEYVQAARLIGRSSGAIMLRHILPNVMSPVLVIATISLALAIIAEATLSFLGVGAPPTQPSLGTLIRIGQDFLFSGEWWILFFPAVTLLALALSVNLLGDWLRDALNPRLR; the protein is encoded by the coding sequence ATGAGCGATCTGCCCGACGCCGCCCGCCAGGGCCCGAAGCCGACCGAACGGCTGGAGGGCGCGGAAATCGTCCGCGCCTCGCGCTGGAAGGCCGCCTGGGACAGCGACCTGGCCTACAGCTTCCGACGCTCGCCCGTGGCGATGATCGCGGCGCTGGTGACGCTGATCCTGGTGCTGTCGGCGGTCTTCGCGCCGCTGATCGCGACGACGAACCCGTTCGACCCGTCCAGCCTGAACCTGATGAACGGCTTCACGCCCCCAGGCGAGGCCAATGCCTTCACCGGCGAAAGCTTCTGGCTCGGCACCGACGATCAGGGCCGCGACGTGTTCTCGACCATTCTCTACGGCTTGCGGATCAGTCTCTTCGTGGGCGTCATGGCGGTGATGTTCGCGATGGTTCTGGGCGTCTTGCTGGGCCTGGTCGCGGGCTATGCGGGCGGCTGGGCCGAGACCATCGTGATGCGCGTGGCCGATGTGCAGCTGACCTTCCCGTCGATCCTGGTGGCGATGCTGATCTTCGGCGTGGCCCGCGGCGTGATCCCGATCGAGTATCGCGACCAGATGGCGATCTGGGTGCTGATCCTGGCGATCGGCCTGTCCGACTGGGTGCAATTCGCCCGCGTCGTGCGCGGCGCCACGCTGGTCGAGAAGAACAAGGAATACGTCCAGGCCGCGCGGCTGATCGGCCGGTCGTCGGGGGCGATCATGCTGCGGCACATCCTGCCCAACGTAATGTCGCCGGTCCTGGTGATCGCGACGATCTCACTGGCGCTGGCGATCATCGCCGAGGCGACGCTCAGCTTCCTCGGCGTCGGCGCGCCGCCCACCCAGCCGAGCCTTGGCACGCTGATCCGCATCGGCCAGGATTTCCTGTTCTCGGGCGAATGGTGGATCCTGTTCTTCCCCGCCGTGACCCTTTTGGCGCTGGCCCTCTCGGTGAACCTCTTGGGCGACTGGCTGCGCGATGCGCTGAACCCGAGGCTGCGATGA
- a CDS encoding ABC transporter ATP-binding protein: MILLSVDGLRACYGAAEALSGVSLDVGEGEVVALMGRNGMGKTTTIRAICRMMPSAGRIVFAGRDLTRLPSHRAARLGIGLVPEGRRCFGPLTVAENLAAAARPGPWDAGRVAGLFPRLGERMGQLAATLSGGEQQMLAIGRALATNPRLLILDEATEGLAPLVRAEIRTAIRRLKAETGLAILIVDKSLAELREVADRAVILERGRDVWDGPLHTLDPATADRLLGV, from the coding sequence GTGATCCTGCTTTCGGTCGACGGGCTGCGCGCCTGCTATGGCGCGGCGGAGGCGCTCTCCGGGGTGTCGCTCGATGTGGGCGAGGGCGAGGTGGTGGCGCTGATGGGCCGCAACGGCATGGGCAAGACCACGACGATCCGCGCGATCTGCCGGATGATGCCGAGCGCGGGGCGGATCGTCTTCGCCGGCCGCGACCTGACGCGGCTGCCCTCGCACCGGGCGGCGCGGCTCGGGATCGGGCTGGTGCCCGAGGGACGGCGCTGCTTCGGGCCGCTCACCGTGGCCGAGAACCTGGCCGCCGCGGCGCGGCCGGGGCCCTGGGACGCCGGGCGCGTGGCCGGGCTGTTCCCGCGGCTGGGCGAGCGGATGGGGCAGCTGGCCGCGACGCTGTCGGGCGGGGAGCAGCAGATGCTGGCCATCGGGCGGGCGCTCGCGACCAATCCGCGGCTCCTGATCCTCGACGAGGCGACCGAGGGCCTAGCCCCGCTGGTGCGCGCCGAGATCCGCACGGCGATCCGGCGGCTCAAGGCCGAGACCGGGCTCGCCATCCTGATCGTCGACAAGTCGCTGGCCGAGCTGCGCGAGGTCGCGGATCGCGCGGTGATCTTGGAGCGGGGCCGCGACGTCTGGGACGGGCCGCTCCATACCCTCGATCCCGCGACGGCGGACCGGCTCCTGGGCGTGTGA
- a CDS encoding ABC transporter permease yields the protein MLAYIIRRVLQSVVVLLAVGLVAFSMFRFVGDPIENLLGQERTVQDVERLREALGLNEPFIVQYATFLGRAVQGDFGISYRQARPVAEIIAERAPATLELAAVSGLLAVSLGIGLGVFTAIRRDGWAANLIMSTSLIGVSLPTFLIGILLIYVFGVQLRWLPTFGRGEVVQLGWWSTGLLTESGLKSLILPAITLGLYQMTLIMRLVRSEMLEVLRQDYIRFARARGLAAKSVNFRHALKNTMVPVITVTGLQLGAIIAFAIITETVFQWPGVGLLFINAVQFVDIPVMAAYLMLISVMFVMINLLVDILYVWVDPRLRIDGRHV from the coding sequence ATGCTCGCCTATATCATCCGCCGCGTCCTGCAATCCGTCGTCGTCCTTCTGGCGGTGGGCCTCGTCGCGTTCTCCATGTTCCGCTTCGTCGGTGACCCGATCGAGAACCTGCTGGGACAGGAGCGGACGGTGCAGGACGTGGAGCGGTTGCGCGAGGCGCTGGGGCTGAACGAGCCCTTCATCGTGCAATACGCCACCTTCCTCGGCCGCGCGGTGCAGGGTGATTTCGGCATTTCCTACCGCCAGGCCCGCCCCGTCGCCGAGATCATCGCCGAGCGCGCGCCCGCCACGCTGGAACTGGCCGCGGTCTCGGGCCTTCTCGCCGTATCGCTGGGGATCGGGCTGGGCGTCTTCACCGCGATCCGCCGCGACGGCTGGGCGGCGAACCTGATCATGTCGACCTCGCTCATCGGGGTCAGCCTGCCGACCTTCCTGATCGGGATCCTGCTGATCTACGTCTTCGGCGTCCAACTCAGGTGGCTGCCCACCTTCGGACGCGGCGAGGTGGTCCAGCTCGGCTGGTGGTCGACCGGGCTTCTGACCGAGAGCGGGCTGAAATCGCTGATCCTGCCCGCGATCACGCTGGGCCTCTACCAGATGACGCTGATCATGCGGCTGGTCCGCTCCGAGATGCTGGAGGTGCTGCGCCAGGATTACATCCGATTTGCCCGCGCGCGCGGGCTGGCCGCGAAATCGGTCAATTTCCGCCACGCGCTGAAGAACACCATGGTGCCCGTGATCACGGTGACCGGCCTGCAACTCGGCGCGATCATCGCCTTCGCCATCATCACCGAGACGGTCTTCCAGTGGCCGGGCGTGGGGCTCTTGTTCATCAACGCCGTCCAGTTCGTCGATATCCCGGTGATGGCGGCCTACCTGATGCTGATCTCGGTGATGTTCGTGATGATCAACCTGCTGGTCGACATCCTTTACGTCTGGGTCGATCCGCGGCTTCGCATCGACGGGAGGCACGTATGA
- a CDS encoding ABC transporter substrate-binding protein, translated as MKTIVAAALTALLAVPAQADAHDPLKVGMITTLSGGGAGLGIDVRDGFLLAVQGREDIEVVVEDDQRKPDIAVQLSDKLIQSEQVDVLTGIIFSNLALAVVPGAVAQGKFYLSPNAGPSQLAGRGCHENYFNVAWQNDNLHEAAGAHANDAGYSNSFILAPNYPAGQDALTGYKRFYEGELAGELFTELGQTDYASELAQIRASGADSVFFFLPGGMGISFLKQFADSGIDLPVIGPAFSFDQGILQAVGDAALGVANTSQWSKDLDNPANRAFVEAFQAEYGRLPSLYASQGYDTGKLLLSAMDVASVDDPDAFRAALEMADFDSTRGDFAFNSNHHPIQDIYVREVVREGDVLTNRVIGTAMENRGDAYASECQF; from the coding sequence ATGAAGACGATAGTAGCGGCGGCGCTGACCGCGCTCCTGGCCGTGCCGGCCCAGGCGGATGCGCATGATCCGCTGAAGGTGGGCATGATCACCACGCTGTCGGGCGGCGGTGCGGGGCTCGGCATCGACGTGCGCGACGGGTTCCTTCTGGCGGTGCAGGGCCGCGAGGATATCGAGGTCGTGGTCGAGGACGACCAGCGCAAGCCCGATATCGCGGTGCAGCTTTCGGACAAGCTGATCCAGTCCGAGCAGGTCGACGTGCTGACCGGGATCATCTTCTCGAACCTCGCACTGGCCGTGGTTCCCGGCGCGGTGGCGCAGGGCAAGTTCTATCTCTCGCCCAATGCGGGCCCCTCGCAGCTCGCCGGGCGCGGCTGCCACGAGAATTACTTCAACGTGGCCTGGCAGAACGATAACCTGCACGAGGCGGCGGGCGCCCATGCCAACGACGCGGGCTATTCCAACAGCTTCATTCTGGCTCCGAACTACCCCGCCGGGCAGGACGCGCTTACCGGCTACAAGCGCTTCTACGAGGGCGAGCTCGCGGGGGAGCTCTTCACCGAGCTGGGCCAGACCGATTACGCCTCCGAGCTGGCGCAGATCCGGGCGTCGGGCGCGGATTCGGTGTTCTTCTTCCTGCCGGGCGGCATGGGGATCAGCTTCTTGAAGCAATTCGCCGATAGCGGGATCGACCTGCCGGTGATCGGTCCGGCCTTCAGCTTCGACCAGGGCATCCTGCAGGCGGTGGGCGACGCGGCGCTGGGCGTGGCGAACACGTCGCAATGGTCGAAGGACCTCGACAACCCCGCCAACCGCGCCTTCGTCGAGGCCTTCCAGGCCGAGTACGGGCGGCTCCCCTCGCTCTATGCGAGCCAGGGCTACGACACGGGAAAGCTGCTGCTGAGCGCGATGGATGTGGCGAGCGTCGACGATCCCGACGCGTTCCGCGCCGCGCTGGAGATGGCCGATTTCGACAGCACCCGCGGCGACTTCGCCTTCAACTCGAACCACCACCCGATCCAGGACATCTATGTCCGCGAGGTGGTGCGCGAGGGCGACGTGCTGACCAACCGCGTGATCGGCACCGCGATGGAGAACCGGGGCGACGCCTACGCCTCCGAGTGCCAGTTCTGA
- a CDS encoding ABC transporter ATP-binding protein, which translates to MAEPVLEARGLTKRFGALVASRDVSLDLRPGEIHAVIGPNGAGKSTLIAQLCGQIAPDAGSVHLDGTDVTGWSVERRARAGIARTFQVSALATEDTVLQNAMLAALRGARPGFWRAILRDRTLRERAEAALARVGLDAPETRVAALSHGQRRQLEVAMALALAPRAFVMDEPMAGLGGEGTRALTALLDGLRGEAPILLVEHDMDAVFALADRVSVMVEGAVIATGPVAAIRADAAVRAAYLGEDA; encoded by the coding sequence GTGGCTGAGCCGGTGCTGGAGGCGCGCGGCCTGACCAAGCGCTTCGGCGCCCTGGTCGCCAGCCGGGACGTGTCGCTGGACCTGCGCCCGGGCGAGATCCACGCGGTGATCGGGCCGAATGGCGCGGGCAAGTCCACGTTGATCGCGCAGCTCTGCGGCCAGATCGCGCCGGATGCCGGGTCGGTCCACCTGGACGGAACCGACGTCACCGGCTGGTCGGTCGAGCGGCGCGCCCGGGCGGGGATCGCGCGGACCTTTCAGGTCTCGGCGCTCGCGACCGAGGACACGGTGCTCCAGAACGCCATGCTGGCCGCCCTGCGCGGCGCGCGGCCGGGCTTCTGGCGCGCCATTCTGCGCGACCGAACGCTGCGCGAGCGGGCCGAGGCGGCGCTGGCGCGGGTCGGGCTGGACGCGCCGGAGACGCGCGTCGCCGCGCTCAGCCACGGACAGCGGCGGCAGCTCGAGGTGGCGATGGCGCTGGCGCTGGCGCCGCGGGCCTTCGTGATGGACGAGCCGATGGCCGGCTTGGGCGGCGAGGGGACGCGCGCGCTGACGGCCCTCCTCGACGGGCTGCGCGGCGAGGCGCCGATCCTGCTGGTCGAGCATGACATGGACGCCGTCTTCGCGCTGGCCGACCGGGTGTCGGTCATGGTCGAGGGCGCGGTGATCGCCACGGGACCGGTCGCCGCAATCCGCGCCGATGCCGCGGTGCGCGCGGCCTATCTGGGAGAGGACGCGTGA
- a CDS encoding branched-chain amino acid ABC transporter permease — protein sequence MSRDALVTLALMGGLGAVALGAWALGAPFTITLATRVAILALAATGLNLALGQGGLVSLGHAAFFGIGGYAMGVLASHAQVYDPIFTWPFLFEGSTSMPLIWLVAILASALVALAIGWVSLRTGGVYFIMITLAFGQMFYYFAISWPAYGGEDGLSIYVRNGFPGLDTLDPIQFFALCFAILALAIWGSARLAGSGFGLALNAARQSEARVRAAGLDPMRLRLWAFVISGAITGLAGALFADLNRFVSPTMFAWQMSGEIIVLVILGGVARLGGPVAGAALFVTLEHWLGGLSEYWQVFLGLLLLGIVLFARGGIVGALTGRVRG from the coding sequence ATGAGCCGCGATGCGCTCGTCACCCTCGCCTTGATGGGCGGGCTGGGCGCGGTCGCGCTGGGCGCCTGGGCGCTGGGCGCGCCCTTCACCATCACGCTGGCCACCCGCGTCGCGATCCTGGCGCTGGCGGCGACGGGGCTGAACCTTGCGCTGGGGCAAGGCGGGCTGGTCAGCCTTGGCCACGCGGCCTTCTTCGGGATCGGCGGCTACGCAATGGGCGTGCTTGCCAGCCACGCGCAGGTCTACGACCCGATCTTCACCTGGCCCTTCCTGTTCGAGGGTAGCACCTCGATGCCGCTGATCTGGCTGGTCGCCATCCTCGCCTCCGCGCTGGTGGCGCTGGCCATCGGCTGGGTCTCGCTGCGCACGGGCGGTGTCTATTTCATCATGATCACCTTGGCCTTCGGGCAGATGTTCTACTATTTCGCGATCTCTTGGCCGGCCTATGGCGGCGAGGACGGGCTCTCGATCTACGTCCGCAACGGCTTTCCGGGCCTCGACACGCTCGACCCGATCCAGTTCTTCGCGCTCTGCTTCGCGATCCTCGCGCTGGCGATCTGGGGATCGGCGCGGCTGGCGGGCTCGGGCTTCGGGCTCGCGCTCAACGCGGCGCGGCAATCGGAGGCGCGGGTGCGGGCGGCGGGGCTCGACCCGATGCGCCTGCGGCTCTGGGCCTTCGTGATCTCGGGCGCGATCACCGGGCTGGCGGGCGCGCTCTTCGCCGATCTCAACCGCTTTGTCTCGCCCACCATGTTCGCCTGGCAGATGTCGGGCGAGATCATCGTGCTGGTCATCCTGGGCGGTGTCGCGCGGCTGGGCGGGCCGGTGGCCGGGGCCGCGCTTTTCGTGACGCTGGAGCATTGGCTGGGCGGGTTGTCCGAATACTGGCAGGTCTTCCTCGGGCTGCTCCTGCTCGGGATCGTGCTCTTTGCGCGCGGCGGGATCGTCGGCGCGCTGACGGGGCGGGTCCGTGGCTGA
- a CDS encoding mannose-1-phosphate guanylyltransferase/mannose-6-phosphate isomerase, whose amino-acid sequence MAETSDIHPVILCGGSGTRLWPLSRRSRPKQFADLLGDETLFQASIRRVAAKGFAAPMVVTADDYRFVVTEQLDEIGVTPRAVVIEPAARNTAPAILAAARLVAARDPEAVMLVLPSDHAIPDAAAFRAAVAEGLAAARDGRLVTFGIRPDRPETGYGYLELAPGGGDGAQPLRGFVEKPDAERAAVMLAEGHYLWNAGIFLFRADAVLAAFAAHCPDLVEPVAGAVDAAEPDLSFLRLDAAAWSGARDISIDHAVMEKAENLSVVPFAGAWSDLGDWQALWRVDGGGTVTHGDVVAIDCAGSLLRAEREGQVLVGIGLTDIVAVSMGDAVLIADRNRAQDVKLAVDRLKAEGLPQAHQHPIDYRPWGYFESLAQGDRFQVKRITVKPGQSLSLQSHHHRSEHWIVVQGTARVTIDDAVHLVSENQSVYIPLGAVHRMENPGKLDMVLIEVQTGSYLGEDDITRYEDVYARK is encoded by the coding sequence ATGGCCGAGACCAGCGATATCCATCCCGTGATCCTCTGCGGCGGGTCGGGCACCCGGCTCTGGCCGCTGTCGCGCCGGTCGCGCCCCAAGCAATTCGCGGATCTGCTGGGCGACGAGACTCTGTTCCAGGCGTCGATCCGGCGCGTCGCGGCCAAGGGTTTCGCCGCGCCGATGGTGGTGACGGCCGATGATTACCGCTTCGTGGTCACCGAGCAGCTGGATGAGATCGGCGTGACGCCCCGCGCGGTGGTGATCGAACCCGCGGCGCGCAACACCGCCCCCGCGATCCTGGCCGCGGCCCGGCTGGTCGCCGCGCGGGACCCCGAGGCGGTGATGCTGGTGCTGCCTTCGGACCACGCGATCCCCGATGCCGCCGCCTTCCGCGCCGCCGTGGCCGAGGGGCTGGCCGCCGCGCGGGACGGGCGCCTCGTCACCTTCGGCATCCGCCCCGACCGCCCCGAGACGGGCTACGGCTATCTCGAGCTGGCGCCGGGCGGCGGCGACGGCGCGCAGCCGCTGCGCGGCTTCGTGGAGAAGCCCGATGCCGAGCGGGCCGCGGTGATGCTGGCCGAGGGGCACTACCTCTGGAACGCGGGCATCTTCCTGTTCCGCGCCGATGCCGTTCTGGCCGCCTTTGCGGCGCATTGCCCGGACCTCGTCGAACCCGTCGCGGGTGCGGTCGACGCCGCCGAGCCCGACCTGTCCTTCCTGCGGCTCGACGCCGCGGCCTGGTCGGGCGCGCGGGACATCTCGATCGACCACGCCGTGATGGAAAAGGCCGAGAACCTGTCGGTCGTGCCGTTCGCCGGCGCCTGGTCGGATCTCGGCGACTGGCAGGCGCTCTGGCGCGTCGATGGCGGTGGGACGGTGACGCATGGCGACGTGGTCGCCATCGATTGCGCGGGAAGCCTGCTTCGGGCCGAGCGGGAGGGGCAGGTCCTGGTCGGCATCGGCCTGACCGACATCGTCGCCGTCTCGATGGGGGACGCGGTGCTGATCGCCGACCGCAACCGCGCGCAGGATGTGAAGCTGGCCGTCGACCGTCTGAAGGCCGAGGGCCTGCCGCAGGCCCATCAGCACCCGATCGACTATCGTCCCTGGGGCTACTTCGAGAGCCTCGCGCAGGGCGACCGCTTCCAGGTCAAGCGCATCACCGTGAAGCCGGGCCAGTCGCTCAGCCTGCAGAGCCATCACCACCGCTCCGAGCACTGGATCGTGGTGCAGGGGACGGCCCGGGTCACCATCGACGACGCCGTGCATCTCGTCTCCGAGAACCAGTCCGTCTACATCCCGCTGGGCGCCGTCCACCGGATGGAGAATCCCGGCAAGCTCGACATGGTCCTGATCGAGGTCCAGACCGGATCGTATCTCGGCGAGGACGACATCACGCGATACGAGGATGTCTACGCCCGGAAATGA
- a CDS encoding branched-chain amino acid ABC transporter permease — MTAILHVEQVLNGLQLGVMLFLMAAGLTLVFGVMGLINLAHGSLYMVGAFAAAAVAGATGSFLLGLAAALAAAAAAGALVELTVIRRLYARDHLDQVLATFALILIFSEGTRWLFGSFPLFLEIPSWAAGPVDLPGGIAYPRYRLFLIAVGLGVAAALFWLIRRTRLGIRIRAGEADREMIAALGVDIGKLYTLVFALGAALAGLAGALVGAIQSVQVGMGEPVLILAFVVIVIGGIGSIEGALVGALLVGLTDTLGGLLLPAALRLVTDASAAATIGSALGSMAIYVLMAGVLFWRPRGLFG; from the coding sequence ATGACCGCGATCCTCCACGTCGAGCAGGTCCTCAACGGCCTGCAACTGGGCGTGATGCTGTTCCTCATGGCGGCCGGCCTGACGCTGGTCTTCGGCGTGATGGGGCTGATCAACCTCGCCCATGGCTCGCTCTACATGGTCGGGGCCTTCGCCGCCGCCGCGGTGGCCGGGGCGACCGGATCCTTCTTGCTCGGCCTTGCGGCGGCGCTGGCGGCGGCCGCGGCGGCGGGGGCGCTGGTGGAGCTGACGGTGATCCGGCGGCTTTATGCGCGCGATCATCTCGATCAGGTGCTGGCCACCTTCGCGCTGATCCTGATCTTCAGCGAGGGCACGCGCTGGCTTTTCGGGTCGTTCCCGCTGTTCCTCGAGATCCCGTCCTGGGCGGCGGGCCCGGTCGACCTGCCGGGCGGCATTGCCTACCCGCGCTACAGGCTGTTCCTGATCGCCGTCGGCTTGGGCGTCGCGGCCGCGCTCTTCTGGCTGATCCGGCGCACGCGGCTCGGCATCCGGATCCGCGCGGGCGAGGCCGACCGCGAGATGATCGCCGCCCTCGGCGTCGATATCGGCAAGCTCTACACGCTGGTCTTCGCGCTGGGCGCGGCGCTCGCCGGGCTGGCCGGCGCGCTGGTGGGCGCGATCCAGTCGGTGCAGGTCGGCATGGGCGAGCCGGTCCTGATCCTGGCCTTCGTGGTGATCGTGATCGGCGGCATCGGCTCGATCGAGGGGGCGCTGGTCGGCGCGCTGCTGGTCGGGCTGACCGACACGCTGGGCGGGCTGCTTCTGCCGGCGGCGCTGCGGCTGGTGACCGATGCGTCGGCGGCGGCGACGATCGGCTCGGCGCTGGGGTCGATGGCGATCTACGTGCTGATGGCGGGCGTCCTGTTCTGGCGGCCCCGGGGGCTCTTCGGATGA
- a CDS encoding Lrp/AsnC ligand binding domain-containing protein: MHCVFVQIRCRPGTTYAVADAIVLREIHSELYSTSGEFDLLMKLYIPEGADTGRFINDNLLDIDGIERTFTTITFNTF; encoded by the coding sequence ATGCATTGCGTCTTCGTCCAGATCCGCTGCCGTCCCGGCACGACCTATGCCGTGGCCGATGCCATCGTACTCCGGGAGATCCATTCCGAGCTCTATTCGACCTCCGGCGAGTTCGACCTGCTGATGAAGCTCTACATCCCGGAGGGCGCGGATACGGGCCGCTTCATCAACGACAACCTGCTGGATATCGACGGCATCGAGCGGACCTTCACGACGATCACGTTCAACACGTTTTGA